The region gtgtttggttaggGAGTTGGTTTAGTATAACAAGCTTGTCTGTCACCTCTGTGGTCGACAAGGGAAAGATGCAAGTGGTTTTAAAATTTTCAGCTTAGCATTGTAAGAGAAGCTGGTCAAAAAGTAAAAGAGGCATTATGAGCATTAATCAGAATTCTCTTACagtacataaaacattttctgatttttaaaGTTTCCACTTTTATGATTATTCACTGTCTCACCACGTTTATTAATATGGAAAGATtttgaaaaagcaaaatgagaaACTGAAGGAAATAATTAAGATGACTCAGCATTAATTTTAAGTTGTGAAACTGACTCTCTCCAATGTCCCAGACCGAGTCTGTCTTGATTCATTGTCACATCTACATTAACCACCTTTGAACATCTGGTTGGCAAATGAGCCACCGACTGTCTGTGATAAAAACAGTAGAAAGTGTACAGTTTTGGACAAAGTGGGACAAACAGAATGGCCATACCTGGAAAACCAGTAATGgactattttaaaatgtgtgtcacTTGGAGGTATCATAGCTATTcacattttgggtttttggcCACAGTTTGGTTTGTATGACGATTTGGCTTGGAAGAGCATTGAACCAAATTAGAACTGAAGATTTTCTTCTAAACATatatgacttttctttttttttttttaaatatgcacaaatttaacacaaacaataacaaattcAATATAAAGAGCTACAAAGCTCTtcagaaaaatgagaatgaaagaaaattagtcttcagtatattttattttaaggttcttcTTATTGAAAATGATTGTAAGAAAACTAAAATTAAGCACCAGTTTATTTCAAGGGGCTTCTCCAGTACAGTGAGTGGAAGAAATCTAAGCATCAGCACCTTTTAAAGTTCTTCATCAAGAAAATGACTGCAAGATTTCTGTTGCTGTAAATGGTGTCAAGTTGGGACTACTGCTATATTGGGGCAAAACAGAAGCACTGCCACATCTGTGATTTGAATGAGGCAGAGGGTCCTCAGTTTTTGGGCTTGTTGCTTGACCACGCTATTTCAGCAGAAACTAAGCGCATGAAGACTGTAAGATGATGACCTACAAACATACTGTGTGACTATTTTGACCTAAAGTCAAAACTCATTTTAATActttgtgatgtcagtgatcGTGAGGTTGCAGCCTTTTCATTTTGACTCCAAAAGAAGTTGGCAAGTGTTCATAGCGTAAGTAGGATAAACTGGGCTTCACGGTGgttcagtggttagcactgaaGCCTCACCTGGGTTCGAATCCTggccgtcccaggtcctttctgtgtggagtttgcacactctccctgtctttgcGTGGGTGTCTtccgggtgctccggtttcctcccaccatcaaagacatgtatgctagGATCAGTACTCCTGTTAGTGACCTTGActgaggcactggcaaaaagacctgtaGTTGGTCCCTGGGTGCCTGTGCCTTCTCACCACTCCTAGCtccgaatgtgtgtgtgctcactgcgctcactgctcacttgtgtataggatgggttaaatgcgggggctgcatttcactgctcactgcttgGGTTTGTTCTTGTGACTTAAATAAAGTacttcaaagaaaaaataattcaCTCTGAGGTGTGTTATATAATGTGAATTTGACTGTGATCAGCTGTGGGCCACTGGAGCTTGATCTTGGGTCGGTCTTGGTCTGCATTGAATAGGCTTGTTTCAGAGTGTTAGCCAAGCCAAGGTCGAGGACAGATGAAAGGGGGGGAGAAGCATCGTGAGAAGCATTGTAGCTACTCAGCTACTCATCGTGAGAAGCATTCTAGTTACTCAGAGAAAATAGTTATCAAGTAATATTTCACTggaacagcattttttttagcTTCAGCAGAATTAATAATTCTGCAGGCATGGAAAGAATTCTGCAGGAATGTAGAAATGTTTAAGTGCCTTTGCTACAAAGCCAGTATATAGCTAACTAATAATAAACATGGGTGGCTTACGTAGAACATTTTGCTTGCTTACATACATTTACTAATTTAAGATCTGCTTAAGTTTCCTCTTGTTTCTTCTCCTTTTAACAACTTGAGAAGCAACACTAAAAAGTCCTTTGTGCTTGTCGCTGGTACGTGATGCTGGGACAAATTTCCTAGCTGTGGAAGCTAAAGAAGGGATGTGGACTGCGTTGCATTCTACTGTTTACTTTCACGACAAGTTTACAGCTTATGTAACATCATTTAATTATTATCCTGATGCCAAGCATGAGTGTTTACCATGCTGTATTGGCACGATATGAGTACCAGTGTACATCTCTATTTGTCAGTCATTGATTGTACACAAATTATGGTGGTTTGCTCAGATTCTGACCTTCTTTAGCTGAACAACCTCCACATCATTGAAGTGGCTTCCCTTTAAAGAGTAAGTTCCTCCTGAGTGTCAGTGGTACTCCATGCTTGTTCCTTTCTATTATTTTTGTTCCTCATGAGTATGTGTCATTACATCCCCATGTGACTCCAAAACACCATATGCCAGAATAACACCCCTGAATGctgatatctatctatctatctatctatctatctatctatctatctatctatctatctatctatctatctatctatctgtctgtctatgcatGCTTATGTCACAGTATTGTGATGTGACAAAATCACATCATCTTTGAAATTATGCAGACTTTATCATGACTGATACTGTAATTCCTAATCCTAATGCTCACACAAACCCCTGCACATACAGATTGATAGTTCCACCTTTCCAGTGCCTTTTGGTttttacatgtgtatgtttctccttctctctagtTAAACCACACTAGCATGGGCCTTGTCGTAACCTTTGTAAAAATGTGCAAGAAAAGttaagcaaaacaaacccaATAAGCACATTATTCTGATCattcagtttgaaaatgaggttgagaaattgtgtttgtctgtgtcatgtatgtATGAAAAGTCCTCTCCAAAGTCTCTTATTGAATCTATGTGAAATGTGGCCTTTGTGACGACTCTGAGTTGTTTACAACCCTTATTGCGTCATATGCTAAGAGAATGACCAAAGGTTCTCCCTCTCAAGATGGCTCAAGTGGTTgtttaaatctctttctctgtacttCCTCTGTCCTGCCTGACGCCCCCCCCAATAATAATCATTTTGGTGCTCTGCAGTTGGTGATAAAATTTTATCAGGGTGTTAAGATGTTATTAATCTCTGACCTTTGcccagtttttcattttaagtacGTACAACCAGTTGCAGATCAGAGTACAATAACACAGAAAGTGAGTACTGTGTATTAGCAATATAACACGAAGATGTGTTTTCATAGTAAGAGCgtctcattaaaaatgttgcTTTGCGTTAAGCCATACACTCATCCTgatttctattatttttttgtcGAGTGGAAATGTAGTTCATTTACTGGTTTTAACCATTTTTCTGGTTCTCATGCTGGTTGGGACTTGGGGGGTGGTGATGTGCCATTTTCATGAGCTCTGTTTCAGGTTGGGAGCTCATTGCTCAGATTGGATAGATTGATTGCAATGAAGGTTTGCCTCTATGGCAGCAAGATGACATGTTtcttgtgtgtgcctgtgactCATGTGTTTATTGTGGCCTGATGATCCTCTGCCTGatgaccccccctcccctcgaAATTATATTCTCAATGATAAACAAATGCACACTTTTGATTCTGACCTCAGGACCTGTGGAAACAAAAATGAGATGTCTCATTTTGCAGTGGATTTTGGTTGAAgaggagcttttttttgttgtgtattgAGTGTGCTATAACTGATGATGACATAGTAAACGTGTGTTTCTGAATGGTATGAATGCAAATGTTCTTCAGTTACATTACCACCAAGCAGTTAGTCTACTCACAAAATGCAACTAGCCAAAAGTTGTTTGTGAAGCAGAAGAAACAGGATaatcagaggaagaggaagtagGACAACCAGAGCCTGGTTGGAAACGAGGCAATTAGAGCAGATCTTTGGTATTACACCCTTAACGTGAAATTTCAAATTGTGCCTCTCCACCAGGGGTGCAGGAAACTGAGCAAGGTAAACATTAGCCAAGTGTGCATACACCACAACCACTGAAATCGGACCTTTAGGGGGTAAGCAGAAGACTCCTTGCAATACAGCATGTAACATTCAATACCAGGCCATGTGTCGTAGTGCTGGGGCGGTATTACCATTCATTCGGTATACTGGTTTTAATATCCTGTACGGTataaatttttttatttactgcCATACTGTGGCATAGTTGAAATGACAGCTGTAACGCTTTAGTAGGCaacatattatataatattattcACCGCTACAAGTGCTATGGAGCGTTCTGCAGAATATATTGAGGTGGGACCCCTATTAACTGTGGGTACCCTTCTTACTAACGGTTATAACTTTATAAAACATCAATTAATTATAGGGATGGACATTTCAAGCAAAAATACTATTCGATATTCACTGGGAACCATTAAGTAAGTCCTGCTGTGGAAAACACCCTCTCTGATGGCACAGACGTTGCGGGCACACACGAGTATGCCATTGCTAATTTTGCCAGTCAGggatatttgtttttgttggtttattGGTAAGTAACGCGTTACTTACTACCAAGCGTCAGTTGttgttagtagccttgaggattaatgtcatcggagtatgctgacctaaaatttaaaattaaaagaaaatccaTTCGCCTGGAACGCTCACCACTCACCTCAGTTTGCTGAATTTTAAAGCACCTCTGTATTTGCTACCACAGccatgggctggtcatccaaagcgattgattcaattaccctctcggtaatctttttggccttgtcacTGTCTCAAGGacattgctctctctgtttaatgtatatcctccaatgtTTGTTGCTTCAGAGCAGTCTTTGCctgagttacctgagtgaactcactgtgttccgttgagtgtttattttttacgTGCCGTATCAAAGCggtagtagcctattgaacgcagctcCTACCGTCTCGTGAAATGCACGCATTGCAAAGATTACAAGTGGCTGCCGGACTACTTTTGTTTcacaattcaaaatatttccacacttcAGACATTTTAGCTgtgtcctgccacaaattatgctctctgtttacgacacctgtgtgacagctgacataaaacaaaggatcgggcttagggttgtgctcaataaagccgataccaatcagttaaaaaatgccatGTTTGgccccgataccgatctttgagattgGAACGAGACATCCCTAGTTTGCACAATAAAAATTGTTTATATTCTGCAACTGTTTCATGCGCACTGATTCCTTCATATATTGTATAATTTTGTGCGGCCAAGCAAACCCTATAGTAATCAAAGCCTTCGATATAAAcatgatgaaattaaaatgtttttgtattctaTGTACTCCTGACAGTAGAATATGCCCCTACAACCCTATATAAAGGCCCAGTCATgcaaaaaacccaacaacaacaaaaaactgtgaTATACTGTGAAACTGCCAGAACCATAAAAAAGACTGTGATACAAAAGACTGCAGCTTTTATGACATGTTCCcaagaaaaaatgtctttgactAAATAGGCAGACAGTTGTTAGTAGAGTCTGTTTATCTCTTTGTTTGGGCTCGAACCAAAGTACATGATGACACCACTGACATGTGATCACTGACATTCTGTTTTCCAGGAAGAGCTGATTTGCACTTAAAGAGATCATGCAAGagtaaaacgttttttttttttcccaatgagCATCCAAAGCCACAAGGGACTTTACAttgttaaaaacatttcatcCTGTAAGTGAAATTCTAGTTCACTAGCTCAAATGCTGTAGTTCAAATTTTctgattgtgactgtgtttaaatatgATAACTGCCAGTTATTTCCATCCAGGGATACAGAATTGAGATATGCGAAGTTAACAATCATTTTGATAACCAACATCTGTATGTATGCACAGTATATCCCTCACACATGCAGAGGACCCTCACAGGTAAAACCATTGAGGTGGtaaactgaagtgtgtgtgctttactcTCATGATAATTGAAATGAAGTTTTCCAGGAGACATCCAGCATCCTCGGAggactgtgacacagagagaaacgtAGAGGGAGTTCCTGCAAATCTGTACACACATGCCAGCCAAGGCACCACGTGTTAGTTATACTTGAGCTTCCACTTAATGATGTTACTGGAAAACAGGGttacaaaacaacacttaaGGAAGGTGCTGTGGGAACTCTGTTCCCATgccagttctgtgtgtgtctttgtattttcAATAAGTACGTTTTCATATATATGCTTTTAAGGCTTATCTTTAAGGCTCGAGTATGTATTTTAGTTTTGGAATTTTACCAGAAATGTCCAGTTCCCTGTGCCACTGTTGCAGTCACAGTATGACCCGTGCATCAGTATGGGAGGGTGAGGACAGTAcatgtgttttcacattcaTGCAGAGTCATGACCACGGACAGTAGGAGTCATTGAAGCATGATGACAGAGAAATCCTGTTCAGCTGATCCTCCCACAAGATGAGCCGCTCACTTATTTTTCATGCCTATTGGTAATGCCGAGATTAAAACACAACCTTTGTGATGTCTCCAATGCTGCAGGTCTAGAAGTTAAGAGCAGAAATCTGCTGTCATTGCAGATTTCTGCTCCTTTGTGTATTAGCCTACCTGTTGATTGCAATCACCAATGCTTCAGCAGTTTTGGATTTCTTAAGGTTAATTTGTAAAAAGGAGCCTTTGTTTCCCTTGTCAAATGAATTTCTGCAGCTGGTTACAGTGCAATAAATACTCCTATGTGTGTAGAATTTGCTGGTTGTGTAGGGCTCTCTACTGTGTTTTATATCCTCTATTTCTTGGACTTTCTAGACAACTCTTGAAATGCACAAGAGCTTGCAAATACTTAGAATGgcatcagaaacaaaaacatttcaatacaGGGGACATTGAATTTTGTCATTTGATTACTATCAGCAAtgttatctgtctctctctctctctctctctctctctctctctctcgcccccccggtctctctcaccctctctcactctgtgtttttttgcacaTGCATACGTTTGTTGAGTGGGTGTATGTTTTAGGGCCTGGTTTCATGCCAAGTGTtgttttatatctgtgtgtgcatgcatgagtaAGGGTTATACACACcaaatgtttgttaaaaaagTGACTTTTACTTCACATGCCTTAATTCTGCATCCTTGGTTGGAAATAACTAGCATCATAATTAATGTGCATATATACTGCACATTAATAATCACTTTTATTAAAAAGATTGCGATTTGTATGTTAAGTGTTTTGAAAAAAGTCTTAATCAGCTGTCTATAAATCTACTTGCGGTTATTGTGAGCTTGCAGTTATGGTATTTAATGCATATACCAAAGCTCTCCAAAATTTTCGTAAGCATCATAGTTATACAAGTTGCTAATTTTCATTCTATATGAGATTCATGTATCTCAGCAACATTTTTGTGTTCCCCACGACAACGGATAACAAATCAATTAAAAGTCTGTGGTTTCCCCTTTTAAATGAATTAGAAATTTGTGAAATAGGAGGCAACATTACTGTTCCCTCAGTTAAATATGAACATGCATGAGTTTCTCTAATTTTCTGAGCATAAACTGCAGTGTattatctgtttttctcttttttgtaagTGTCTTTACTCATAATACTCAAGGCAGTCAGCTGTTTTTGTGGTTGCTGTGTTTTATAACAAGATTGCAGGCAGTGTAGTTTGGCCTTTCAGTGGTTGCATTGGTCTTCGCTTTAGTTTATCATAACTCTGGCTTTCATATCAAAGTTAAAAACCACACCGGAAATATCCGTTCATTTCAGAggccctcacacacaaacagacttacACATTTGCTCGTATGGAAAAGAGGGGTTGGGTGGATTATTGAAGAGTGCTTTGGTGAATACACTGTCATAAATCAGTCAGTGGGAGGTTAGGAAAATAGcagctgaaaaactgaaaaggcAGTAAAGTGAAACAGCGGAACTCTATTGAACCACAGAAAAAGAACATCATAATGGCCTTTTCAACAAAGCTGGCATGAAAACCCCTAGAATGCAAGTCTCTTAAAGATAACCCAAAACTTACTGGACTTTTGGCCACTTAAGCTCTTTTTTAATATAGATCTGCCTGGTTAGTCTGTACTAGATGAATGTGCATTATCTGAAAATAACTTGTAAGTTTTCTTACACCTGATCTTgacttttcttcatttttgttctAACAGGGCTGAAATCAAGAGTTTTACAGTGAGAAGACCCTTATCAAAACCTTACTCTTCACTCTCTTCACACAAACCCACTGGCGTATCCACGCTGtgatcattttcagttttaaaggaAGGAGAGGGGTAAGAAAGTAGAACCCCCAAACTCCAGACTTCAAATGTCCCACAGACAGCATGTGTCCTACCTGGGAGCCAGACTGTTGACCCAAAAGCCACCCCTACTCCATCCTCAGACCAGCAAAAGAGTCTCCTCCCTGCCAACCTCTGCTTAAGCCCCCCATCTCTACTATGAAGGAGGTGGGGCTTTGGTCAGCGGTGGAGGTTTCTGACTGGTTGAATGAGGAGGGCCTGCAGGAGTACTCCGAAGCACTACAGAACGTCGACGGCCAGACTCTCTTGCACCTTTCCGTGTCAGACTTCCAGAACCCTCCGCTTTCGTTGGTGACTGGTGACAACGGTCGACACCTCCTGGAGCGCCTGGAAACATTGCGCATCGCTCACCACATTGAGGCACACAAGAATGGTAGCCACGCCAATGGTCACCTTGCCAACGGTCATGTTGGAATCTCCCTTAGCAATGGTAGCATCAGCAATGGCAAGCTGCTCAATGGAGCATCCAAGAACGGATTCTCCTCTGAGCCTATCCGCATTCAGATTCCAACACCAGCTCTGGAACTGGAACATTCGCCTTTCCCAACTGAGTGGGCCAAAACTGGCCTCGCGTTTCTATACGCCGTATGCTGTTTTGTCATGACAACAGTGGTGATCTCAGTGGTTCATGAACGTGTACCACCCAAAGAGGAGTCACCCCCACTGCCAGACAAGTTCTTTGACCTGTTTGATCGTGTGCAGTGGGCCTTCTCCATCTGTGAGATTAATGGCATGTTGCTGGTAGGGCTCTGGTTGCTGCAGTGGCTTGTGCACAAACACAGGTGAGTTAGCATAGAGCTAAGAATACAAACACAGGTGAGTTAGCATAGAGCTAAGAATACAAACACAGGTGAGTTAGCATGGAGCTAAGAATACAAACACGGATCAGTTAGCATGGAGCTAAGAATACAAACACGGATGAGTTAGCATAGAGCTAAGAATACAAACAGAAGTAGGCTACACAGCTAATAACTGAGACACAGCTAACAGTTCACTTCCAGTGTAGTTAGTACACTGTTTATGGTTCAAATTTGACTTACAGGTAGGCTAACAGCTTAAATACAAGTAAGGTAGCATGCAGCTAATGGTTCAAATGCAGTTTATATACAGGTTAGAAGCAGATCAATCAAAATTTAGGTAACTGTTCAGGAATCTGCAGTAAAGCACAGAAACAGTTAGTGCACAGCTGACACCACATACAGTATATTGGTGGTTATGATATAATATTTCAGCTCAGACAGAACATAGCTAGTGGCTCAAACACTTGTAAAGAAGTTTTAGGATCTACAATTTTGACTGATGGCCTGTGTAAATCAGGCgcaaaaacaactgaaatgcCAGAGAATAGGGGTACTGTACAGAAAGGAATCCACAGAAATGttcaaggaaaagaaaaccaattttttttttttcagaagaaaaatgtgAAGGAATAGAATGTGAAGGAATGTGAAGGAATACTTTTTgtacactttctttctctgaaggACACAACTATAAAAATAACTGACAGTTTACAGGAGAATCAATTGATTTCCTGAGGTGATGAATCACTATTGTCATCGTTTGTATTGTAGCGActcattcttctgtttctttctatGAACAGATCAATTGTAGGGCGTCGTTTCTTCCTTATTGTGGGCACCTTGTACCTGTACAGGTGTGTGACCATGTACATCACCACTCTTCCAGTGCCTGGCATGCACTTCAAATGCTCGCCAAAGGTAACACTCTCCCCAAGTAAATGCAGCCTGTGACACAACTGCTTATCTTATGTAGCTATAACCCCAGTCCACAGCATGTAAGGGACTACTCAGTCCTCAGAATTATCAGGCTTATTTCACAGTGGATGACATTCACAATCAACCCCCagctaaaataaaatatactgaTCTTATGGCTTTTCATGTTATGTGCTATATGTATATTATAAAATTCGAATGAGAATTTATGGTGTAATGTAATTATAACTACAAAGCAGTTTGTGCTGTGGCCTTTTACTTATATCCATTTAAATGTTATGTAGTAGTGGTTCATGGCAGCACTTAATTGCTTGGATTTTTTAACTAAAAGGTGTAGTAGTATGTAGCACATGCCAACAAGATGGAAGTGCTCATGTCACTTACACTTTTTGGCAAATCATTTCATGTTTGTCCCTGACTGTCAGACAACCACGTCATGGGACTGCTGTTGTAATGCTTGTGTAATACTTGTGTGAAAATGTGCGTCTCCACGACGTTATGTGCATACATGATACAGACAGTTTGGAagacagtttacagtttatttgtgACTGAAACAGGCCATGTGAAACTCACCATACTCTGTCACATGAGCTTGAAAGTGtgttgaaaatatgaaaatgaaaatggctttGGTAACAGTGAATGTATCAGTTCAGCTTGCAGCTCTTTCCTGTAGCTATTTATAACTGTTTTAGCCCTTCAGCAAAGTTACCGGAAACTCTGAGTGATGGTGTTGAATTTGTGCAGAGTGAAATTCTTTAACTGACATAACGTGtttccacacagaaacacatatgaGTGAGTTCAGTGACCCAGTGTAATCAAGATTGGTTTCCTGTTAAGTGAAGTGATGACAGTGTGCAATTTACCATAGTAACAAGCAGTAATCTGACCATACTGTgcaatacataaaaaaaaaaaaaaatgcagtgtttcTCTTTTACAATTGTAGTGTTTAACCAGTCTGacctatggtgtgtgtgtgtgtacgcgagTGCGCATGcattttcatgttcatgttcatgtttatgttcatgtttgtgtgtgttttgttgttgcagCTGTTTGGAAACTGGGAAGCACAGATGCGTCGTATTATGAAAATGATTGCTGGCGGAGGTCTATCTATCACAGGGTCACATACTATGTGTGGAGATTATCTGTACAGTGGACACACCGTGATGTTAACACTTACTTACCTCTTCATTAGAGAATGTAAGTACACTCGCACACCTCAAGTTCATTTTTGCCCATATGTTAGCAAATAAATCAGAAGGACCCAGTTCACGCTAAAGCTTAAAAATAGCAATAAGGTCATTAAGCCATAAATAATCTTCAACCTTTCATTGAAGGCAAAAGTAAACATTTTCCTCTCCAAATGGCTGGCCTACAAATGCTAGGTGATGTAAAACAGTACTTTTTAAAGTTTAGCCATCACCTTACACAGACCTACAGTCTGTGGTCAGTTACAGTGTAAGTCTGGCTCAGACACATATGTACACAGCATACAGAAGTTCACTCTACAGCAGCACCAGTTTGCATGTCTGTATTTAATACTGTGGGTAGTTGCACACTAATAGTGTAAAGGTGAGGTACATGTACTCATGCATGGCGTACATGGCAGAGAACTGTCAAATATCAGAGATTTGGTGGTTAATGTTTCAAGTAGACTGGGAATAAGGGCAAAAAATATGCAGCGAGATCTCAGTATTAAGGTTGGATTACGCTGGGCTTTCCATTCTGGTGAAATTATATGCGATGGCTCCACCTTCTGGTCAGAGCCATCCCTACGCTCTTTTGGCAAATGTATAATATGAGCAAGCACCTTCTTCTttgtttccattgtttttttgtttattttttttcattcttaaaaCCACGTACGTAGTTGAATTTTAGTCTAAATATTTGTAACACATGATCACCATTTGCTCGGGTATTCTTGTTCACACCCTTGCTCCCTTTTCATTTGGAGTCTGAATGGGCAGGAAAAATCAGGGCATTGCATTAGAGACGCGACTACAGGGTTCCTCAGGCTACTTTTCATATCAgcaaaacaacactgactctAATTTGCTGATGATTTTACACTTTTGTTTCTCCATGTTAAACTCAATCTCATGGAAAAACTTATTATAAATCTTATACAAAATGTAGCCTTATAGTCTCATGTATGAGGATAGAGGAAAAAGCAGTAACATGTACTATGTCTGTGATGTTAATTCTTGGGCATTTCCATTGGCAGATTCTCCAAGACGTTATTGGTGGTATCACTGGGTCTGCTGGACACTGAGTGCTGTTGGCATCTTCTGTATCTTACTGGCCCATGATCACTACACTGTAGATGTGGTAGTCGCTTACTTCATTACTACACGTCTATTCTGGTGGTATCATACTATGGCTAATCAGCAGGTGAGTCTAAGCTGCATTTCAAACATTGTCCATTTGCTGTATCTGGATCAGTGGTACATTATGCTTTGCCCCAAACTGAGGTCAAAAGCTTGAATCTTGGTGTTAGTACTGGC is a window of Chanos chanos chromosome 10, fChaCha1.1, whole genome shotgun sequence DNA encoding:
- the sgms1a gene encoding phosphatidylcholine:ceramide cholinephosphotransferase 1, translated to MKEVGLWSAVEVSDWLNEEGLQEYSEALQNVDGQTLLHLSVSDFQNPPLSLVTGDNGRHLLERLETLRIAHHIEAHKNGSHANGHLANGHVGISLSNGSISNGKLLNGASKNGFSSEPIRIQIPTPALELEHSPFPTEWAKTGLAFLYAVCCFVMTTVVISVVHERVPPKEESPPLPDKFFDLFDRVQWAFSICEINGMLLVGLWLLQWLVHKHRSIVGRRFFLIVGTLYLYRCVTMYITTLPVPGMHFKCSPKLFGNWEAQMRRIMKMIAGGGLSITGSHTMCGDYLYSGHTVMLTLTYLFIREYSPRRYWWYHWVCWTLSAVGIFCILLAHDHYTVDVVVAYFITTRLFWWYHTMANQQVLKERSQGNLFSRVWWYRPFCYFEKNVQGLVPRSYQLPLSWRVLPWSRVKYSRLDSQ